In 'Nostoc azollae' 0708, the following are encoded in one genomic region:
- a CDS encoding ATP-binding protein, giving the protein MITDNGVGFAKAYVNKLFQAFQRLDTVEEFPGTAIGLGTVQRIVRRHGGDVWANGVIGERATFYFTL; this is encoded by the coding sequence ATGATCACAGACAATGGAGTCGGGTTTGCTAAAGCTTATGTCAACAAACTATTTCAAGCATTTCAACGTCTCGATACCGTTGAAGAATTTCCAGGAACAGCTATTGGTTTAGGGACTGTGCAAAGAATTGTTCGTCGTCATGGTGGTGATGTGTGGGCAAATGGAGTGATTGGAGAAAGAGCAACTTTTTATTTCACCCTATAG